The window agcacgtccgtcgctattggtggggtagctaaatgtatagctacggattatatctgtagcaatagataccaatagctacagattatatccgtagtaatacctttagctaccccaccaatagcgacggacggGCTACGGATCATATCCGTAATAAAaaggattttatccgtagcagtAGATACCAATAACACCAATAATATCCATAGCAGTAGacaccaatagctacggataaaatccatagctatagctacggtttatatttgtagctattttttaaaaattgtaataatacgacctgtttccattgcaagaacctgttgtgattgataactcatctaagcttaatgctgatagaaatagtacataaaatgcaataaaaaaatgatgcatttattacaaatagcaatcaaatcatacaatgcttcctacattcacatttctaaataaacaatacttcactttgctcaacctgtcataagaattacaactaaggcgtgccctcatatgcaagaaacaaatacactccaacacagtaaacaccctccatatgcattcaataatgctcacgtttttatagaattttcttccttcagacggtcaatttcagcaaatgcagaagatagagcttcttctttccttgaaactaCAGATGTAACTTCTATGCacttcgacacaagatcactttcaagttctgaaacccttcccttgagaaaatgaatttcatcctccactgacttctttagcttgtcagcctgtataaaacaacatttatagacataatcaaacaagcatgcctttgcacacatctcaaaaggaagaaagacaaaaaaatatatttatatatgaagaaatcaaaaatgtacatacaaatcttctaaactatggcaaaatccaacatgagtaatgtgttcaaacctaggatggacttttaaactcaaaacctaggtttaggttaaggttataggtttaggtttaggtttaggtttatgttttaggtatatgttaaggttataggtttaggttataggtttaggttataggttataggctatagctttaaggaattgagaataggttaaggtttaggtttaggaaatcaggttcaagttcggtttcgggatcgggtttaggttttggttttcaactttaggtttaggtttaggttagggagttgagattaggattaggtgtaggtttaggtttaggttagggagttgagattgggattaggtgtaggtttaggtttaggttagggagttgagattgggattaggtgtaggtttaggtttaggttagagagttgagattaggattaggtgtaggtttaggtttaggttagagagttgagattcggattaggtgtaggtttaggtttagggatttgagaatacatttaggttttaggtttaggtttaggtggttataggtttaagttataggtttaggtttaggttttaggtttaggtttaggttaggttacaggttataagtttaggttataggttatatgttataggttaaggtttaggttataagttttggtttaggtaaaggttataggtttaggtttaggttataggtttatgttaaggtttaggtttaggttatatgatataggttataggttaaagctttagggaattgagaataggttaaggtttaggtttaggaaattgggttcgggtttgagatcgggtttagtttgggttttcaagtttaggtttaggtttaggttagggagttgagattcggattaggtgtaggtttaggtttagggatttgcgaatatatttaggttttaggtttaggtttaggttataggttataggtttagttttaggttttaggtttaggttaaggttaggttatcggttataagtttaggttataggttataagttaaggtttagtttatagtttttggtttaggttaaggttataggtttaggtttaggttaaggtttaggtttaggttataggtttaggttaaggtttaggtttatgttatatgttataggttataggttatagctttaaggaattgagaataggttaaggtttaggtttaggttatatgttataggttataggttatagctttaaggaattgagaataggttaaggtttaggtttaggaaatcggattcagggtcgggtttaggtttgggttttcaagtttaggtttgggtttaagttagggagttaagattaggaataggtttaggtttaggtttagggatttgagaatacatttaggtcttaggtttaggttttcaagtttaggtttaggtttaagttagggagttgagattaggattaggtgtaggtttaggtttagggatttgagaatacatttaggtcttaggtttaggtttaggttttaggttataggttaaggttataggttttggtttaggtttaggtttaggttttaggtttaggttaaggttataggtttaggttataggtttaggtaaggtttaggtttaggttataggttataactttagggaattgagaataggttaaggtttagttttaggaaatcgggtttgggttcgggatcgggtttaggttataggtttaggtttaggttataggttataggtttaggttacaggtttgggtttaggtttaggttaggttataggttataggtttaggtttaggttataagttataggttataggttaaagtttaggttataggttttagtttaggtttaggttataggtttagggtgtggtttaggttaagggtgtggttcttacaaatacaaatataaacacggcctgtccaaatggccagacccctccaatgttgtccataagagatggacaacttcatcatggtcataacagtggttctcacctttcagggacccccgctcaatatccgaatagctccgacgcacatccagatctgcttcatcaatttcatgataatacataaatacgagcctgtccaaatggtcaggccacccatatagttgtccataggaaatgaacaacttcatcatggtcataacagtggttcccacctttcagagacccccgctcaacatccggatagcttcgacgcacatccggatttgcttcatcaattttgagataatatataaacatgggcctgtccaaatggtcaggccacccatattattgtccataggaaatgattagcttcatcatggtcataacagtggttcctaccttccagggacccccgttcaacatccggatagcttcgacgcacatccggatctgcttaatcaattttgagataatacataaatacgggcctgtccaaatggccaggccacccatattgttgtccataggaaatggacagcttcatcatggtcataacagtggttcccacctttcagggacccccactcaacatccagatagctccgacacacatccggatctgcttcatcaatttcgagataatatataaacatgggcctgtccaaatggccaggccacccatatttctatccataggaaatgaataGCTTCATCACGGTCATAACAGCGgatcccaccttccagggacccccgctgaacatccggatagctccgacgcacatccggatctacttCATTAATTTCgggataatatataaacatgggcctctccaaatggccaggccactttatcaatgaatcatatagtatgaaggaaGACTCATCAATTTAGCTAGCcaggagagaaagtgtgagtgcttggaatgtcgccttttctttgaataatggatgcatattccgcaatgcaatctgagaatgagtatgttttttagtttctccgacaatgcatatgggcacagatttacaaataaagattttaaaaattgtaaaacagagtaaatgattatattaacttccaagtatcgattaagaagaaaaatgtaaatgatgatgggAAAGAAATCTCGATATATTAAATTATTGAAGGACAATGAAACATAACAAGACTACGGGTGCCCAGAGCAAGATAACTGCACCAATGTTGTACCTAGCTGCATTGACAGAACAAAAAAATTATATGAATGGAATGACAAAAAACAAGGATATCATGGACCAAGAGGAAGATGAGTACCGTCAAGAAAAAACTCATGCTAAGCATATTTAATGCGACGAAGGACTATTGCTCGTTTGTATAGAAATAACAAATGGTGCATTATTGGTGCTAAAGAATGTGCCTGTGGGTAAAGCTATCTTTTGTATAGAAATAACAAATGGTGCATTATTGGTTCTAAAGAGAGAATTTCAGAAGTTATACTTTATTGTTCCAAATTGAGGATGTTGGAGCTTTTACTCTtagtagaaattccaaaattctAGAGCTAAGTGACATTTCCCTTTTGTCAATTCTCATGATGTCTCTTGCCCAATTTGTAACACaggaaagaaaaaataagaacCATAAAAGGAAGGAATTATATATAGCCAATAGGCTGTCCCTTGGTAAGAGTTAGTAAATGAACTACTATTCACATGGGCATGGAATCCACGGGAGGTCCAAATTCACCAACAGCGGACCTCTGCTATGGGGGCTTCACACTGCATCAATTCCCAAAAATCAAATAACCAAAACAGTGCAATTCCTTAACTGAGGGAGGAATTGAATAAACAAATAATACAAGAGTAGACAACTTAGTAAGGTGCCTATAAAAAGCAATTATGTCAGAATATGATTACCCAAGTTTAATTCCAACGAGAAGCTAAAACACAGAATAGTGGAGAGAGCAAGTCAATGAGGTAAGTTTGTGCTGCTGTTTCTCAAAATCATGGTTCCAAATAAAGATAAAAGCCtttcatataatatatgttagaaCTTATCTTTAATGATTTTAGATGTGTGTAGATGCACAGAGACAGATTAAGCACGCGCGCACATTAGTAATAAAGCCACACTTTAGATAAATTCAGCAGAAATCAGGATTTTGGAATGCATACCTCATAGATGTCATCCTTCAGAcatttacaattcaaattcacTGCTCCCAAAATGACAACATGAGGCTGGTGGTCTGTCATAAACTTCAATAGACGTTGTTGGTCATTTTTCTTACGTTGCTGCTCATTAGCACTTGGAGAGTGAAGACTGAGGGACCCCGTATACAACACATCCAGCATCTCTCCAGATGAATCCAACATCACAAAAGTAGTTGTTGGCTTTCCGGGGCCCCAATAACAGGCCATGACCCTTGGTGCAGCATCATCCTCAGAGCCAGCATCAGTGTCCTTCCGTTGATATGGTGCAACAGATACTCTATTCCACAACTGTTTCTCATATTCCATAAGCAGCCAGTTCTTGGCTCTTGCCGTCAAGAGGGATCGGGCTTCCTTTTCcattgaaggaagaagaaaactaaAGAAAGCGTCGTTCCAAAGTTGAGCAGACTTACTAACTCCATCACTGATGTAATAATCATTTGAATCACTTATTAACTTAGTTTGAACATTTTCTGGCAATTTTATGGTAACTTGAAGGAGTTTCTCTTCTTCCGCTTTTTGGATAAGAAGCCACTGTGCATCTTTGAATCGATAGAATGGCTTCTCATCCAACCACTTGACAGTTGCGAGCTAATGAAAATAATCTATTGCAGTTTTCCCATTAGGTGTAGGACTAGTTGAGACCACAACTTTCTCCATGAATATACTGCGAACATGTTTCCTGACAGATAGCTCACAGCTGATCTCTACTGCCGCCTGGagtgtgcaaaaaaaaaaatgctaagcACAATATGCTGTAAATTCCACACAGATATTGAAACTTAAAATTCAGGGTAACAATAAAGTAGAATACATACCATGTGCCTGGCACCTTTGAGCACATCTTGTTTGCTACCTCCCATAGACTAGCCTTACTATAAATACTATACAGAGATTTTCATTTTGGCCTCTTAAACTACCCTTCTTCCACTTCCACTTCACCTGGAGGGAAATGCAAATTAAAATTTACATCAACATCATCAACCTCTCTTTCAAATTCGACAACCTTAAGAGACTCAAGAATAAAGTTGAAAAGCTGTTGATTCAATGCAAGCCTCGTCTCATCGTCAATCCTTCGAGCTTCTTCCTGAAAGCGCTTATTGTGGACACACCAGGTGCTTGCCTTGACTTCTTTTTACTTGGTTTCCTCCTCCTAAGAAGCAAGATTACCCAATTAGAAAAAAGCCACAAGAAATCAGGAATAACCAACAAATACACATCCCTCATTAATATACCTCACAGGAGCGCCATTGTCATCAACTTGTTCTTCATCCACAATAAAATTTGCCATCTCATCATCTTCACCAATATCCCCATCCTCTTCTTCTGGTTGTTCCTCCTCTTCAGCAATATCCTCAAGTGTTGCCCCTAAAACATTGAGATGGATTCTGTCATTCAATAAAATATGGGGAAAAAACTAGGAACAAAATCAAAGAGATGGTGTCCAAGAGAACCTTCATCATAACCAAATAAGTTGTATGTTCCCAATTCAGTTAACCGGTGCATGAAAACGCAACAAAAAATTACACCAAATCTATACTCTGTCCCTGTTtcgtggatgatacacatgcattaAGAACTTGTACGCATGGCATATAATTAATTCAAACTGAACTGGCCAAATTATGGCTCCAAGTTTAGATGTATTGTGAACTAAAATTTGTATTTACTTGTCTAAAACATCAGATTGGTGCACAACTAgcaatggttgaaatgaaaacaaaaaaaatgaaaaaaaaaaaaaacaaaattccaACAGTCTTATTTCAGCAAAGAAGCATCAACTAATATTGTTCAATCAAtcttattttttgagattttgagttAGTTACAGTAGGTTTCATAATTTAAGCTGTTTATTTTGAGTTATGCATGCTTgatgcatgccacatgtacaatttccacTTGcccgtgtatcaaccatcacccactgccagagtattaaataactccaaTATGAAACCGTACTGTTGGATGTCTTAGAGCTAGTGTTTAGAGTATCAGTATTTTTACATGTATCAACCACTGTGGCTCAAAAAATATCAATGTCTTAAGGGAAATATTGGAAACAAATGCAGGATTTTTTAAGCCATTTGAGTAAACTCAACGGGGCTCTCCAAGTATAGGCAGAGTCAGTCCCATCACTGATTTTTCCAATGGGCTCAAAATCTCGCTGAGTCAACTTAAGTTAACAGAGTTTCAAGTTGAGTTAGCAAGTTTTAGAACTTTGGTTGGGGCAACTAATCCATCGTAAACCAACCATTCGGATCCTCAGATCCATTGTGGAGAAGCACATTCTCAAATCACACTGATTTGGCAATCTTACCTATTTATTTTGCTGACTGAGTTTGTACCTTTGATCCTATTACTTTTagttgtccatttgatggatagaTACCAATTGGTTGGAGCATGTTCAGACTtttcatctagtgggacccacaaatttgaaaacctaaatTGGATACACGTGCTACATGGATGGATTAATGGTAACAATTTACTGACCAACAACATCGATGCTTTGAAATATGTACATGGAGCTCAATGATTTCATGAACCAATCAAACAGTACTTCAATGGGcctaagaaaaaaaaactatcatCAGAAATTGTTAGAATTAGTGGTGTTTGTGGACGTAGTTTGAAGGTTCCCAGTTCCTAAGGTTGATGCAATAGGCGCATTCCAAAATACAGGTGAGATATGCTACTACTTCCTTGAGATTTAGAACAGAAATGGGAGAGAACAGAAGCCACATGCCACCCCAAATGCCAAGCCTACCTTGTTAGATCAGAATTCACACAGACTCCGATTGCAAGTGTATTTTTTGAAATTATAGGTAAAATGATATGCTTGCCAAGATAATACTAAACTTCACCTGGCAACGCAGTTGTGTATGGACAACTCCAAGATATTGGTTGACCAGTCTTCTGTTGCCCACCTCCCTTTAGCATGGCCCAGATGTTCTAGAAAATTGACACATTGGCAGGAAAGAAAGTGTGTTGGATGTAAATACACGTTGTTTTAATGAATAAAAACAATGTAGTGGGAAACAATGGCGAAATCAATATGAACTTACAACAATAGGTACCAAGTCTTTGGTCCAggggtgatccacaataaaaggagtaatctttcaatgatggcccaTTGCTTCTAATAATCACTATaggggtaagaaaattacaaatagtaagactcatgagatgacaTATGAATAAATAGTGACAAGACCACAATATGTACAAGGAATACCAGGACACCACTCTTAATGGTGTTGTTAAGTAGATGTATGACGAGATGGCTTCTTGCCACAGGGTAAGGTCTCCTTGCATTCAGATCATCAAGACAGCTACCATACCTGACTCGCTTTGTAAGAGAGAGAATACTAAGCAATTTCATGATTCCAAAATCAAGTTCCCGTTGGTGTTCAAGAAGGTTAGGCCACCAACTAGGAAGCTTAAGACAACATTCAAGACAATTAGGAAGCTTAAGATAACATTTCAGACAGCTACCAtaagatttgtgtatttttcTTGGAGGTTTGGCCCTCAATGCATGGGTTATAACTACTATCATTTTTCTTAATAAAAGAGCTTTGTTTAGATGGTCAGATCTTGCATTAGAAGGTCTAGAAATGCGAATCTTTCTGATATGGCAAATGTTAAAACCTGTGGTAAGATTCCTTCAGGGGCTTTTGGGCAACATGCAAAAGTCAATCTAACACAATTTCATTTGCTAGGCGCCATTGTGGATGTCAGCACCCATTGACTCCACCATTGAATGGTCAGAATGTGTGTTACTCATGTGGCCCTACCAAACTATGGGCCTGATATTTGAGGGACGGAACTTTAAGGTGACGACATGACACATTGATGGTTTACATACTGCACATGTGAAGAAGGCGGTTAACAGACTCCTCTCTAACTCATTTTGGCTGAAAGCCATAGAGAACTATTTTCAGACAGCTATAGTCATATGGGGTTATTCCATTTTGAATAGTGAAAGGGGTGTCACCAAAACATGCCTGTTTACAAGATGGTCTATGATATGCTGAAAGTGTGAATCCTCTATGGGCTTTATAGATTTGGCCAATGCTTtatgggaaattttataggatagaaGTCATGCTTTATGGTACAGAATGTTGGGCCATTAAGGAACAACATGGTTATAGGATGAGAGCGTAGTTGaaatgagaatgttgagatgaataagtggcaagacaaggaagggtaGAACTAGAAATGAAAACATTCATGAGAACTTAGGAGAAGTGCCAattggtaataagatgagggaaagtgacTTAGGTGCCATTCAATAAATTGAAAAATAAGCCATGAAAACTTAAAGtgttgaattgtaattttgaaataattttagctatattttagtcaaaagtgaaaagaaattttaacACACCACCACTTTAAGCATTCAACCTTTAACATTAAGTGAAGGGAGGGTAGCTGAAAAAAGGACTcatattttcaaagaaaattaatttaagcacttaATAATATGGATTTGCCAAATGATCTGAATTTGataagtgctgaaaataagttCTATCAAATGGCACCTTAGATTCTTTAGTCATGTGCAaaggagaccaagaactgtgctagttaggagtgagttggcaTAAGTTCAAGGCTTTAAAAAAGCAAGGGGAAGGCCCCAAAGGATTTGGGTGGAAGTAGTAAGAAAATAGTTGATGAGTTATGGTCTAGCTAAAGTTATGGTcaatgatagagtggaatgacagaagaggattcatgtagctgaccgcAATTTGTttggacaaggcttagatgatgatgatgagacatGGCAAATGCATTATTTTTGGATGATGGAGTGTCAATATAGTTCTTCTCACAACTGACAGATGATGTGGCTGTTTTGGGTTGCCTAGTGGCGCGAAACCTCTTTATTATGGATTATGGTACTTCTCTTGTTCAATTTGGACCATTTCTTCCCACCTGGGCATATGCTAAGGAGGCTATTGATTTGGTCGAGATTCTAAAACATGGACTAGCAGTAATATGGTGACGTGGGAACCTTCTTAACCAAAAGCTATTTGCTTTACCGTTAAACAATATAAGgataatggaccccacatggaagGCGGACATGGAGCTTGCTGCTTCCTAGGTTGACCTGTATTGGAGCTTGTTCTTCTTCCTATCTCGATTTTTATTTAAAAGAATGATAAAAAAACAATGAATACCTCCATCTTAGAAGTTGGATTTGGAATCTTGTGCTGTCAGTCCCTCTATGACCATGATTCTTCTCTCAATCCTTGCTCctaaatatttagaattatttaATACATGAAAATCAATGCCTTTCTCTGCTGCTAGCTTCTAATATCACTCCTCTAAATATGGAGCCTTATCGACAGTGATGGCAAGGAATGTCAACCACGGGGAGCCTCTTGCTAGTA is drawn from Magnolia sinica isolate HGM2019 chromosome 5, MsV1, whole genome shotgun sequence and contains these coding sequences:
- the LOC131246137 gene encoding nuclear-pore anchor-like — encoded protein: MCSKVPGTCLHSPSANEQQRKKNDQQRLLKFMTDHQPHVVILGAVNLNCKCLKDDIYEADKLKKSVEDEIHFLKGRVSELESDLVSKCIEVTSVVSRKEEALSSAFAEIDRLKEENSIKT